The following are encoded in a window of Acidobacteriota bacterium genomic DNA:
- a CDS encoding tetratricopeptide repeat protein: MNSSPRSTSRSSRRASSRPPRALAARATGRRSPLGSLGALLSALTVLFLLTGCASTGADGVSKIAEYRDQKLNREVRSLGFEPEELIKPYRLTPEMREWVHTVVPATGSSKERLIILLDYLLDEDGEALGVRYDSGFTPTASEVFDSRLANCLSFTHLFVGLAREAGMDAYYLDVNHAETFERDQDLIVLSGHVTAGYGVPTDPLVLEYSVGPDADYRYVTKLEDRRALAMYYSNRGAEEMRHGNLEQSVEWLRTAVTLDHELPDAWVNYGVVLRRMGDQEAAEEAYRKALQVNPQTISAYQNLATLMRLQGRSTEADELVRVAQRLGDRNPFNYLNLGDLNLRRGEIEAAETYYRKALSLYGELAEPYAAMGILAYHLDRPQEARKWLRRAEKRDPENPRTRALARRLDAAERGDEGMARIVQPKGERG; this comes from the coding sequence ATGAACAGTTCTCCTCGTTCCACCTCTCGCTCTAGCCGCCGAGCCTCGTCTCGGCCCCCACGGGCGCTGGCCGCTCGCGCCACTGGTCGCCGAAGCCCCCTCGGCTCCCTGGGGGCTCTGCTCTCCGCCCTCACGGTTCTCTTCTTGCTCACCGGCTGCGCCAGCACCGGTGCCGACGGGGTGAGCAAGATCGCCGAATACCGGGATCAGAAGCTCAACCGCGAGGTGCGGTCCCTGGGCTTCGAGCCGGAGGAGCTGATCAAGCCATACCGCTTGACGCCGGAGATGCGCGAGTGGGTGCATACGGTGGTCCCCGCCACCGGCTCGTCGAAGGAACGCTTGATCATCCTGCTGGATTATTTGCTGGACGAGGACGGGGAGGCTCTGGGAGTGCGCTACGACTCCGGCTTCACGCCCACCGCCTCGGAGGTCTTCGATTCGCGGTTGGCCAACTGCCTGTCCTTCACTCACCTCTTCGTGGGGCTGGCCCGGGAGGCTGGCATGGACGCCTACTACCTGGACGTCAACCACGCCGAGACCTTCGAGCGGGACCAGGACCTCATCGTCCTCTCCGGTCACGTCACCGCCGGCTATGGCGTTCCCACGGATCCTCTGGTGCTGGAGTACAGCGTCGGCCCCGACGCCGACTATCGCTATGTCACCAAGCTGGAGGATCGCCGGGCCCTGGCCATGTACTACTCCAACCGCGGTGCCGAGGAGATGCGTCACGGCAATCTGGAGCAGTCCGTGGAGTGGCTGCGCACCGCCGTCACCCTCGACCACGAGCTGCCCGACGCCTGGGTGAATTACGGTGTCGTGCTGCGCCGCATGGGGGACCAAGAGGCGGCGGAGGAGGCCTACCGCAAGGCTTTGCAGGTCAATCCCCAGACCATCTCCGCTTATCAGAACCTGGCCACCCTCATGCGCCTCCAGGGACGCAGCACCGAGGCCGACGAGCTGGTGCGGGTGGCTCAGCGGCTGGGGGACCGCAATCCCTTCAACTACCTCAATCTCGGGGATTTGAACCTGCGCCGGGGAGAGATCGAGGCGGCGGAGACTTACTACCGCAAAGCCCTCAGTCTCTACGGTGAGCTGGCGGAGCCCTACGCCGCCATGGGCATCCTCGCCTATCACCTGGATCGGCCCCAGGAGGCGCGCAAATGGCTCCGCCGCGCCGAGAAGCGAGACCCCGAGAACCCCCGGACCCGCGCCCTGGCCCGCCGCCTGGACGCCGCTGAGCGGGGGGACGAGGGGATGGCCCGCATCGTCCAGCCCAAGGGCGAGCGGGGTTAG
- the thrA gene encoding bifunctional aspartate kinase/homoserine dehydrogenase I, whose protein sequence is MRVLKFGGSSVASPERVEAVVAIVRKALEAGPVTVVVSAFGGVTDTLLAAAQAAAQEATQRTSRGQASPAADDDSDAAGGWRGRWEALAQRHRQADERSADEAEQTLAEDREQRLEELHDLLHGISLVGEVSPRTLDSVLSYGERLSAPTVAAALRRAGVDAEACDSRPLIVTDGTFGNAQVDLESTYQRLREHFSNTGPRVGRVQVMTGFIAATAAGETTTLGRGGSDYTASLMGAALDADAVELWTDVDGVMSADPRLVPGARPIRRLSYEELMELSHFGAKVVYPPSVHPTRSAGIPLWIRNTFHPEAPGTRVDDTLGRQSEGSEASRPPVRGITSIQRFALLRLEGDGMVGVPGIAMRLFAALARERINVILITQASSEHSICIGISPESIPSAVRCLAEEFALERRAGLVDELVVEDNLAVVAAVGTGMRDRPGIASSVFGVLAERDINVRAIAQGSSELNISVVVSSRDEARAVRALHSRFFQPLRRVDVHLAGVGRVGAALLTQLARSSQEIARRRGLELRLVAVANSRGVLGDPAGLDPATAAEELARQTAAGEELRPLAEHLEDLARRPRPAVFLDCTADPTLGALYRPLLEAGVSVVTANKHPFAGPLDQRPPAGPLYHEATVGAGLPVIGPLRDLADSGDGLQAVEGVLSGTVGFVLSRLHDGAPFSQALREAYDQGLTEPDPREDLEGGDVGRKLLILARLGGFDLEPEEVVVEPLLPADGPWSQLTLEQLWERLPELDPVFAQRLEEAGDSRLVYLARFDGERATVGLEALPPQHPAASLRGTENLVVLKTGLYDREPLIVRGPGAGPAVTAGGVFADLLRAAAEWRSP, encoded by the coding sequence GTGCGCGTGCTCAAATTTGGCGGTTCGTCCGTAGCATCCCCGGAGCGGGTGGAGGCGGTGGTGGCCATCGTCCGCAAGGCTCTGGAAGCCGGCCCCGTGACGGTGGTGGTCTCGGCCTTCGGCGGAGTCACCGACACCTTGTTGGCGGCGGCCCAGGCGGCGGCCCAGGAAGCCACCCAGAGGACTTCTCGAGGCCAGGCCTCGCCGGCGGCCGACGACGACAGCGACGCCGCCGGTGGCTGGCGGGGCCGCTGGGAGGCCTTGGCGCAGCGTCACCGTCAGGCCGACGAACGATCAGCCGACGAGGCGGAACAAACCCTCGCCGAGGACCGCGAACAGCGCCTGGAGGAGCTCCACGATCTACTCCACGGCATTTCCCTGGTGGGCGAGGTCAGCCCCCGCACTCTCGACAGCGTGCTCAGCTACGGCGAGCGCCTTTCCGCACCGACGGTGGCGGCAGCCCTGCGCCGCGCCGGCGTCGACGCCGAAGCCTGCGACAGCCGGCCCCTCATCGTCACCGACGGTACCTTCGGCAACGCCCAGGTGGATCTCGAGAGCACCTACCAACGCCTGCGGGAGCACTTCTCCAACACCGGCCCCAGGGTCGGTCGAGTACAGGTGATGACCGGCTTCATCGCCGCCACCGCCGCCGGCGAGACCACCACCCTGGGCCGCGGCGGATCCGACTACACCGCATCCCTGATGGGGGCCGCTCTGGATGCCGACGCGGTAGAGCTGTGGACCGATGTCGACGGCGTCATGAGCGCCGACCCCCGCCTGGTCCCCGGGGCCCGGCCCATTCGCCGTTTGAGCTACGAAGAGCTCATGGAGCTGAGCCATTTTGGCGCCAAGGTGGTCTATCCCCCCAGCGTGCACCCCACCCGCAGCGCCGGCATCCCGCTGTGGATCCGCAACACCTTCCATCCCGAAGCCCCGGGCACCCGGGTGGACGACACCCTGGGCCGACAATCCGAAGGCAGTGAAGCCAGCCGTCCACCGGTGCGGGGCATCACCTCCATCCAGCGCTTCGCTCTGCTGCGGCTGGAGGGCGACGGCATGGTGGGCGTGCCGGGCATCGCCATGCGCCTCTTCGCCGCCCTCGCCCGGGAGCGCATCAACGTCATCCTCATCACCCAGGCTTCCAGCGAGCACTCCATCTGCATCGGCATCTCGCCGGAGTCGATCCCCAGCGCCGTCCGCTGTCTGGCGGAAGAATTCGCCCTGGAGCGCCGTGCCGGGCTGGTGGACGAGCTGGTCGTGGAGGACAACCTGGCAGTCGTGGCGGCGGTGGGCACCGGCATGCGCGACCGCCCGGGCATCGCCAGCTCGGTCTTCGGCGTGCTGGCGGAGCGGGACATCAACGTCCGAGCCATCGCCCAAGGTAGCTCCGAGCTCAATATTTCGGTGGTGGTCTCGTCCCGGGACGAAGCCCGCGCCGTCCGCGCTCTCCACAGCCGTTTCTTCCAGCCCCTGCGGCGGGTGGACGTGCACCTGGCGGGGGTCGGCCGGGTGGGCGCCGCCCTGCTCACCCAGCTCGCCCGCAGCTCTCAGGAGATCGCCCGCCGTCGCGGTTTGGAGCTGCGACTGGTGGCGGTAGCCAACAGCCGCGGCGTTCTCGGCGACCCCGCGGGCCTGGACCCCGCCACCGCCGCCGAGGAGCTGGCCCGGCAGACCGCCGCCGGCGAAGAGCTCCGGCCCTTGGCGGAACATCTCGAGGATCTCGCCCGCCGGCCGCGGCCGGCGGTCTTCCTCGACTGCACCGCCGACCCAACTCTCGGCGCCCTCTATCGCCCCCTGCTCGAGGCGGGAGTGTCGGTGGTGACCGCCAACAAGCACCCCTTCGCCGGCCCCCTGGACCAGCGCCCTCCCGCCGGGCCGCTCTACCACGAGGCCACCGTCGGTGCCGGTCTGCCGGTGATCGGTCCGCTCCGAGATCTGGCGGACAGCGGCGACGGTCTGCAGGCGGTGGAGGGCGTGCTCTCCGGCACCGTGGGCTTCGTCCTCAGCCGCCTGCACGACGGTGCCCCCTTCAGCCAGGCGCTGCGGGAGGCCTACGACCAGGGCCTCACCGAGCCGGACCCGCGAGAGGACCTGGAGGGCGGCGACGTCGGCCGCAAGCTCCTGATCCTCGCCCGCCTGGGGGGCTTCGACCTGGAGCCGGAGGAGGTGGTGGTGGAGCCTCTACTGCCCGCCGACGGTCCCTGGAGCCAGCTCACCCTGGAGCAGCTCTGGGAGCGGCTGCCGGAGCTCGATCCGGTCTTCGCCCAGCGGCTGGAGGAGGCTGGAGATTCGCGCCTGGTCTACCTGGCCCGCTTCGACGGCGAGCGGGCCACCGTCGGCCTGGAGGCTCTGCCCCCGCAGCACCCCGCCGCCTCGCTGCGCGGCACCGAGAACCTGGTAGTCCTCAAGACCGGTCTCTACGACCGCGAGCCCCTCATCGTCCGCGGCCCCGGCGCCGGTCCGGCGGTCACCGCCGGCGGCGTCTTCGCCGACCTGCTGCGCGCCGCCGCAGAGTGGCGTAGCCCCTGA
- a CDS encoding HEAT repeat domain-containing protein, which translates to MSLTPRPPVPLPRWQPGSDRDPEFTTALKRLRALLDDTDSELGRTSAVFWLTETGWPGAVGELGRIVDDEDSPAAVRQAAVRALWRLGGDEALDSLRRAAADSEPVVRRSALKALGALGSAEDRELTRHAQTEADDPHSLVAEAGRFAESLIEHRHDLPGEGDHAHLDGEQTGWTPTEQTARVPIRPARPDELGACLRDLRRAPSGIELSPDRAYEIECLRRRLMVTFRDDLPSPERLAGEKALLAVVAGFEAVSATWYPAYLLLTAPGAERETVHGVLRRTSGRIVAHAEGRVERGTIQFRIAGYRRPGSFPLTVRGRLDTDYRLEIDEAEVGPSTEKLAPRPYVPLRAEG; encoded by the coding sequence ATGAGCCTGACCCCGCGCCCACCGGTCCCGCTGCCCCGCTGGCAGCCCGGTAGCGATCGCGATCCCGAGTTCACCACCGCGCTTAAACGGCTGCGAGCATTGCTCGACGACACCGACTCCGAGCTCGGCCGGACGAGCGCCGTCTTCTGGCTGACCGAAACGGGTTGGCCAGGCGCCGTCGGCGAGCTGGGCCGTATCGTGGACGACGAGGACAGCCCCGCGGCGGTTCGCCAGGCTGCCGTGCGCGCCCTTTGGCGCCTCGGAGGTGACGAAGCCCTCGATTCCCTTCGCCGGGCGGCGGCCGACTCCGAGCCGGTGGTCCGGCGCTCGGCCCTCAAGGCACTGGGCGCACTCGGCTCGGCCGAGGATCGTGAGCTGACCCGGCATGCCCAGACGGAAGCGGACGATCCCCACTCCCTCGTCGCCGAGGCTGGCCGGTTCGCCGAGAGCCTGATCGAGCATCGCCACGACCTACCCGGCGAGGGTGATCACGCGCACCTCGACGGCGAGCAGACGGGCTGGACGCCCACGGAGCAAACGGCCAGGGTGCCGATCCGCCCTGCCCGTCCCGACGAACTCGGAGCGTGCTTGCGGGATCTGCGACGAGCCCCCAGCGGCATCGAGCTGTCACCCGATCGGGCCTACGAGATCGAATGCCTGCGGCGCCGGCTGATGGTGACCTTCCGCGACGACCTTCCGAGCCCGGAGCGACTGGCGGGTGAGAAGGCACTCCTGGCCGTCGTCGCCGGCTTCGAGGCAGTGAGTGCCACCTGGTACCCCGCCTATCTCCTGCTCACCGCGCCCGGAGCTGAGCGCGAAACCGTGCACGGAGTCCTGCGCCGCACCTCGGGCCGCATCGTGGCCCATGCCGAAGGGCGAGTCGAGAGAGGCACGATCCAGTTCCGCATCGCCGGCTACCGCCGCCCCGGCTCCTTCCCGCTCACCGTGAGGGGGCGTCTGGACACCGACTACCGGCTGGAGATCGACGAGGCCGAGGTCGGCCCCTCGACCGAGAAGCTCGCACCGCGGCCCTACGTGCCGCTTCGCGCAGAAGGGTGA
- a CDS encoding hydantoinase B/oxoprolinase family protein, translated as MHPEGSRPEAVELALFTHRFEAIAREMGEMLQRTALSTNVKERLDFSCALLDADGRLVVNAPHIPVHLGALGLCVRKVAAVLDLGPGDVAVTNHPAFGGSHLPDVTVITPVFLEKDALSEEGVTQLLGYVASRAHHAEIGGRRPGSMPPDARTLAEEGVVLEPSLLLAAGEPRWQEMRRRLEAGPHPSRSVAENLADLAAAVAANRRGAEALRRLARSHGAAKVAEQMAALQALAAQSLSEALVAHGDGRYQARELLDDGTPIAVTLGLAGGRGTVDFTGTGSTHPGNLNAPPAVATSAVLYVLRLLLDRPLPLNEGMLDPIELILPEGSFLNPKFPEDPTAAPAVVGGNVETSQRVVDTLIKALGLAAGSQGTMNNLLFGNAGFGYYETVCGGVGAGPGFDGASAVHSHMTNTRITDPEILEHRYPVRLDRFAIRRGSGGAGRWRGGEGVVRELTFLEPVSLSLLTQHRQAGPYGIEGGYPGTPGRQRLVRAGAPLEDAEELAGIDGREVEAGDRLILETPGGGGWGEPNHE; from the coding sequence ATGCATCCTGAAGGTTCCCGCCCCGAAGCGGTGGAGCTGGCCCTCTTCACCCACCGTTTTGAAGCCATCGCCCGGGAGATGGGGGAGATGCTCCAGCGCACGGCGCTGTCCACCAACGTCAAGGAGCGGCTGGATTTCTCCTGTGCCCTCCTCGACGCCGATGGGCGGCTGGTGGTCAATGCTCCTCACATTCCGGTGCACCTGGGAGCCCTGGGGCTGTGCGTGCGCAAGGTGGCTGCAGTGCTCGACCTGGGGCCCGGGGACGTGGCGGTGACCAATCATCCGGCCTTCGGAGGCTCCCATCTGCCGGACGTGACGGTGATCACGCCGGTTTTCCTCGAGAAGGACGCCCTCAGTGAGGAGGGCGTCACTCAACTCCTGGGCTACGTGGCCAGTCGGGCCCATCACGCGGAGATCGGCGGCCGGCGCCCCGGTTCGATGCCGCCGGACGCCCGCACTCTGGCGGAGGAGGGGGTGGTGCTCGAGCCATCGCTGCTGCTGGCCGCCGGCGAGCCCCGCTGGCAGGAGATGCGGCGCCGGCTGGAAGCGGGGCCCCACCCCAGCCGGTCGGTGGCGGAGAATCTGGCGGATCTGGCGGCGGCAGTGGCGGCCAATCGCCGCGGCGCCGAGGCTCTGCGGCGCCTCGCCCGGTCCCACGGTGCCGCCAAGGTGGCGGAGCAGATGGCGGCACTGCAGGCGCTGGCGGCGCAATCCCTTTCGGAGGCGTTGGTGGCCCACGGCGACGGCCGGTATCAGGCGCGGGAGCTGCTGGACGACGGCACCCCCATCGCGGTGACCCTGGGACTCGCGGGGGGAAGGGGCACGGTGGACTTCACCGGGACGGGTTCGACGCACCCGGGCAATCTCAACGCGCCGCCAGCGGTGGCCACCAGCGCCGTGCTCTATGTGCTGCGCCTGCTCCTGGACCGCCCGCTGCCCCTCAACGAGGGCATGCTCGACCCCATCGAGTTGATCCTCCCCGAGGGCTCATTCCTGAACCCGAAGTTCCCGGAAGACCCCACTGCGGCGCCGGCGGTGGTGGGGGGCAATGTCGAAACCAGCCAGCGGGTGGTGGATACGTTGATCAAGGCGTTGGGGTTGGCGGCGGGCAGTCAGGGGACGATGAACAATCTGCTCTTCGGCAATGCCGGCTTCGGGTATTACGAGACGGTGTGCGGCGGCGTCGGCGCCGGCCCCGGTTTCGACGGCGCCTCGGCAGTGCACAGCCACATGACCAATACCCGCATCACAGATCCGGAGATCCTGGAGCACCGCTACCCGGTGCGCCTCGACCGCTTCGCCATCCGCCGCGGTTCCGGCGGTGCCGGGCGCTGGCGGGGCGGCGAAGGGGTGGTGCGGGAGCTGACGTTCTTGGAGCCGGTCTCCCTCTCCCTCCTCACTCAACACCGCCAAGCTGGCCCCTACGGCATCGAGGGAGGCTACCCCGGCACCCCCGGCCGCCAGCGCCTGGTCCGTGCCGGGGCGCCCCTCGAAGACGCCGAAGAGCTCGCAGGCATCGACGGCCGCGAGGTCGAAGCCGGCGACCGCTTGATTCTCGAAACCCCCGGTGGAGGAGGTTGGGGCGAGCCTAACCACGAATAG
- the asd gene encoding aspartate-semialdehyde dehydrogenase — protein sequence MTASKSSSRTVPDERIPVALLGATGSVGQRFIELLSDHPWFRLAVVTASERSAGRPYGEAAHWLQSSPLPPAVAKMTVRPTTPDAVADCALVFSALDAAAALEAEAALADAGHWVVSNAKSHRMAPDVPLLVPEINPEHLELAAHQDRSGAILTNPNCSTIGLTLALGPLDRAFGVEQAHVVTLQALSGAGVPGVPSMQALDNVVPFIGGEEDKLENEPAKILGRYRDGAIEPHRIRVSAHANRVAVVDGHTLCVSVKLRDEASEDEVREAWESFRGEPQDRRLPSAPEQPVHYLPEDDAPQPRLHRDLDRGMAASVGRLRPCPLLDYKFVTLSHNTLRGAAGGALLVAELAAARGLIPGLDASRLDAQERPED from the coding sequence ATGACCGCCTCCAAGAGTTCTTCCCGCACCGTCCCCGACGAACGCATCCCTGTCGCCCTCCTCGGTGCCACCGGCAGCGTCGGCCAACGCTTCATCGAGCTGCTGTCGGACCATCCGTGGTTCCGCCTGGCGGTAGTCACCGCCTCCGAGCGCTCCGCCGGCCGGCCCTACGGTGAGGCCGCCCACTGGCTGCAAAGCTCTCCCCTGCCGCCGGCGGTGGCGAAGATGACGGTGCGCCCCACCACGCCGGACGCCGTCGCCGACTGCGCCCTGGTCTTCTCCGCCCTCGACGCCGCCGCCGCCCTGGAGGCCGAGGCCGCCCTGGCGGACGCCGGCCATTGGGTGGTATCCAACGCCAAGAGCCACCGCATGGCTCCGGACGTCCCCCTCCTGGTGCCGGAGATCAACCCCGAGCACCTGGAGCTGGCGGCCCACCAGGACCGCTCCGGCGCCATCCTCACCAACCCCAACTGCTCCACCATCGGCCTGACCCTGGCCCTGGGCCCGCTGGACCGGGCCTTCGGCGTCGAGCAGGCCCACGTGGTGACCCTCCAGGCCCTGTCCGGCGCCGGAGTTCCCGGCGTGCCCTCCATGCAGGCCCTGGACAACGTGGTGCCGTTCATCGGCGGCGAGGAGGACAAGCTGGAGAACGAGCCGGCGAAGATCCTCGGCCGCTACCGGGACGGCGCCATCGAGCCCCACCGGATCCGCGTCAGCGCCCACGCCAACCGGGTGGCGGTGGTGGACGGCCACACCCTCTGCGTTTCCGTCAAGCTGCGGGACGAGGCCTCGGAGGACGAAGTCCGGGAAGCCTGGGAGAGCTTCCGCGGCGAGCCCCAGGACCGCCGCCTACCCAGCGCGCCGGAGCAGCCGGTGCACTACCTGCCGGAGGACGACGCTCCCCAGCCGCGGCTGCATCGGGACCTAGACCGCGGCATGGCGGCTTCCGTGGGCCGCCTGCGGCCTTGCCCGCTCCTGGACTACAAATTCGTCACCCTCTCCCACAACACCCTGCGGGGTGCCGCCGGCGGCGCCTTGCTGGTGGCGGAGCTGGCGGCGGCCCGGGGG
- a CDS encoding Dps family protein, which produces MKIDIGIDKAHRREIADGLSKLLADSYTLYLKTHNYHWNVEGPMFNTLHQMFEEQYTELAEAVDVIAERIRALGFPAPGSYEEFQKLTSIEQEKEEGIAAEEMVKRLVRSHEAVVKTARSVLPSADKATDEPSVDLLVERMRLHEKTAWMLRSMVA; this is translated from the coding sequence ATGAAAATCGATATCGGAATCGACAAAGCCCATCGCAGAGAAATCGCCGACGGTCTCTCCAAGCTGCTGGCGGATTCCTACACCCTCTACCTCAAGACCCACAACTACCATTGGAACGTCGAAGGGCCCATGTTCAACACCCTGCACCAGATGTTCGAGGAGCAGTACACCGAGCTGGCGGAGGCGGTGGACGTCATCGCCGAGCGCATTCGGGCTCTGGGTTTCCCGGCGCCGGGAAGCTATGAAGAGTTCCAGAAGCTCACCTCCATCGAACAGGAGAAGGAAGAGGGCATCGCCGCCGAGGAGATGGTCAAGCGTCTGGTGAGAAGCCACGAAGCGGTGGTCAAGACCGCTCGTTCGGTGCTGCCCAGCGCCGACAAGGCCACCGACGAGCCCAGCGTCGACCTGCTGGTGGAGCGCATGCGGCTGCACGAGAAGACCGCCTGGATGTTGCGCAGCATGGTGGCCTGA
- a CDS encoding hydantoinase/oxoprolinase family protein encodes MALHSLPIMTHDPRRSGLWRLFIDTGGTFTDCLAVTPHGELRRAKVLSSSALRGRVASWSTGRQALRVEQPWPLPKDFFAGYALRLLDGGGEGTVTGWNPETGELGVEWPAGAAPPVSAGAGFEIRSPEEAPILAARLVTGTGAGRPLPPVELRLATTRGTNALLERRGSRTALLITAGFGDLLEIGTQQRPDLFALDVVRPRPLYERVVEVAERRAADGSVLEPLDLEGLESVLGELLEDGVESFAVAFAHSFRQPDHELRVEELLLRGGARWISSSARLAPRIGLLARAQTAVVDAYLAPVVGRYVERVEGALAVGSRLLVMTSAGGLVSAGSYRAKDSLLSGPAGGVVGAAEAGQRSGFPRVVAFDMGGTSTDVSRCDGAYEYRYEVEVGGARLLAPALAIETVAAGGGSVCGFRDGRVQVGPESAGADPGPACYGAGGPLTLTDVNLLLGRLDPRGFEIPIEKEAARQAAEDLARKVAAGTGASPEAEGGAPLEALLQGLLDIADERMAEAIRAISVRRGYDPRDYTLVAFGGAGAQHACSVASVLGMERVLVPEDAALLSARGLSSAVVERFAEAQVLQPLADVAAGLEERLATLGAEARRQVVGEGFEDDQVEIRRRLASLRFVGQESSLEVAVERGESLLELFKAAYREVYGYEPEDRPVEVESLRVVASSRPSKPLGTMPGEEGSSQGAEDSSNGRSGNQDAGQGAVRTGGQAELRPARPAGEQRAWMGSAWRSVPVYRREQLRCGERLEGPALVFELHSATVVTPGWWGSVDAAGALVLERSRGEVDHAS; translated from the coding sequence GTGGCTCTACACTCCCTACCCATCATGACTCACGATCCTCGCCGCAGTGGCCTCTGGCGCTTGTTCATCGACACCGGCGGCACCTTCACCGATTGCCTCGCCGTCACTCCCCATGGAGAGCTGCGGCGGGCCAAGGTGCTGAGCTCCAGCGCTCTGCGGGGGCGGGTCGCCTCTTGGTCCACCGGGCGTCAGGCTTTGAGAGTCGAGCAGCCTTGGCCGCTGCCGAAGGATTTCTTCGCCGGCTACGCCCTGCGCCTCCTGGACGGCGGCGGCGAGGGAACGGTGACGGGCTGGAATCCGGAGACCGGAGAGCTCGGCGTGGAATGGCCAGCCGGAGCGGCGCCGCCGGTCTCCGCTGGTGCCGGCTTCGAGATCCGCTCGCCGGAGGAGGCACCGATCCTGGCCGCGCGGCTGGTCACCGGCACCGGTGCCGGCCGGCCGCTGCCGCCGGTGGAGCTGCGGCTGGCCACCACCCGCGGTACCAACGCTCTGCTGGAGCGCCGGGGCAGCCGCACCGCCCTGCTGATCACCGCCGGCTTCGGCGATCTGTTGGAGATCGGCACCCAGCAGCGGCCGGACCTCTTCGCCCTCGACGTGGTGCGGCCTCGGCCCCTCTATGAACGGGTGGTGGAGGTGGCGGAGCGCCGTGCCGCCGACGGCTCGGTGCTGGAGCCGTTGGATCTGGAGGGCCTGGAATCGGTGCTGGGCGAGCTTCTGGAGGACGGCGTGGAGAGCTTCGCCGTGGCCTTCGCCCACAGCTTTCGGCAGCCGGATCACGAATTGCGGGTGGAGGAGCTGTTGCTTCGCGGAGGAGCTCGTTGGATCAGCTCCTCGGCGCGCCTGGCGCCGCGCATCGGACTGCTGGCGCGGGCGCAGACGGCGGTGGTGGATGCCTATTTGGCGCCGGTGGTGGGGCGCTACGTCGAGCGGGTGGAAGGGGCCTTGGCGGTCGGTTCCCGGTTGTTGGTGATGACCAGCGCCGGAGGCTTGGTGAGCGCCGGCTCCTACCGCGCCAAGGACAGCCTACTCTCGGGCCCCGCCGGCGGGGTGGTGGGAGCGGCGGAGGCCGGGCAGCGTTCCGGCTTCCCCCGGGTGGTGGCCTTCGACATGGGGGGCACCTCCACCGATGTTTCCCGATGCGACGGCGCCTACGAGTACCGCTACGAGGTCGAGGTGGGGGGCGCCCGCCTGCTGGCTCCGGCCCTGGCCATCGAGACCGTCGCCGCCGGCGGCGGTTCGGTGTGCGGGTTCCGCGACGGCCGGGTGCAGGTGGGGCCGGAGAGCGCCGGTGCCGACCCGGGCCCGGCCTGCTACGGCGCCGGCGGCCCCTTGACCCTCACCGACGTCAACCTCCTCTTGGGTCGCCTCGACCCCCGGGGCTTCGAGATCCCCATCGAGAAGGAGGCGGCTCGCCAGGCCGCGGAAGATTTGGCCCGGAAGGTGGCAGCGGGAACTGGAGCTTCGCCGGAGGCAGAGGGAGGGGCGCCGCTGGAAGCCTTGCTCCAGGGCTTGCTGGACATTGCCGACGAGCGCATGGCGGAGGCCATCCGGGCCATTTCCGTGCGCCGCGGCTACGACCCCCGGGACTACACCCTGGTGGCTTTTGGCGGCGCCGGTGCCCAGCACGCCTGCTCGGTGGCCTCGGTGCTGGGCATGGAACGGGTGCTGGTGCCCGAGGATGCGGCCCTGCTCAGCGCCCGGGGGCTCTCCTCGGCGGTGGTGGAGCGCTTTGCCGAGGCCCAGGTGCTGCAGCCCTTGGCGGACGTGGCGGCGGGCCTGGAGGAGCGTCTCGCCACCCTCGGCGCCGAGGCTCGGCGGCAGGTAGTGGGGGAAGGCTTCGAGGACGATCAGGTGGAGATCCGTCGGCGGCTGGCATCGCTGCGCTTTGTTGGCCAGGAAAGCTCCCTGGAAGTGGCGGTGGAGCGGGGGGAGTCCTTGTTGGAGCTTTTCAAAGCCGCCTACCGGGAGGTCTATGGCTACGAGCCGGAGGATCGGCCGGTGGAGGTGGAATCGCTGCGGGTGGTGGCCTCGTCCCGGCCTTCCAAGCCCTTGGGAACCATGCCGGGAGAGGAAGGATCTTCCCAGGGCGCAGAAGATTCTTCCAACGGGAGGTCTGGGAATCAGGATGCAGGCCAGGGGGCCGTACGCACCGGCGGCCAGGCGGAGCTCCGACCGGCGCGACCGGCCGGTGAGCAGCGGGCCTGGATGGGGAGCGCCTGGCGCTCGGTACCGGTCTATCGCCGGGAGCAGCTTCGGTGCGGAGAAAGGCTGGAAGGCCCGGCGTTGGTTTTCGAGCTTCACAGCGCCACGGTGGTGACCCCGGGCTGGTGGGGCAGCGTGGACGCCGCTGGCGCGCTGGTGTTGGAACGATCCCGCGGGGAGGTTGATCATGCATCCTGA